The proteins below come from a single Pradoshia eiseniae genomic window:
- the resB gene encoding cytochrome c biogenesis protein ResB: MKEIKCECGHINPYGTVLCEACGKVLEKETVEEERKLLDMKYEGSARRSQTYNKTVVDKVWTFFSSVKVGVTLIILPLIAASIGTIFPQEALIPGGEPANTFYENEYGTIGKIYYELGLHNLYSSWWFLLLVSLLGVSLVIASLDRFIPLYRALKKQRVTRHPQFMKRQRIFGHSRESVESSYELIKERLKAKRYKIREENGNILAEKNRFSRWGPYVNHIGLIIFLIGGMLRFVPGMYVNEYMRIPEGETIAVPGTGGEYYVKNNQFIIETYDKEEDAQFESALERTGTVVSNYQTDATLYKHVGETIPGEEPTLEKVKDFPIIVNEPLKFESFALYQTSYEESFSSMSFTFINKSSEKELGEFTVDLRNPKDSYDLGDGYKLELTSYFPDFEFGENNQPTTISRYPNNPAFIFNMYTPDNPEPEVAFIGIRQNLEPMGENEYAIKFAGIDYQYSTYLTVRKDLTLWILALGGLIFMIGVVQGAYWQHRRIWLQQKDGEILIAAHTNKNWYGIKKEINEILEGTPIPLPVDQTEEESSQTKGGEVSG; the protein is encoded by the coding sequence ATGAAAGAAATCAAATGTGAATGCGGTCACATCAATCCATATGGGACCGTCCTGTGTGAGGCTTGCGGCAAGGTGCTTGAGAAGGAGACGGTGGAAGAGGAGCGGAAATTGCTCGATATGAAATACGAAGGAAGCGCAAGGCGTTCCCAAACGTATAATAAGACCGTGGTTGATAAGGTGTGGACATTCTTCTCATCCGTGAAGGTTGGTGTCACATTAATCATCCTGCCGCTCATTGCCGCTTCAATCGGGACCATTTTTCCGCAGGAGGCGCTCATTCCAGGAGGCGAGCCGGCCAACACTTTTTATGAGAATGAGTACGGAACCATCGGGAAAATTTATTATGAATTAGGACTACATAACTTATACAGCTCTTGGTGGTTTTTGCTGCTGGTTTCCCTGCTTGGTGTGTCGCTCGTGATCGCGAGCTTAGACAGATTCATTCCTTTATACCGGGCGCTTAAAAAGCAGCGTGTCACAAGGCACCCGCAGTTCATGAAGAGACAGCGCATTTTCGGCCATTCGAGAGAATCCGTTGAAAGCAGCTATGAATTAATTAAAGAAAGACTTAAAGCCAAGCGGTACAAAATCCGGGAAGAGAACGGGAACATCCTTGCTGAGAAGAATCGGTTCTCACGCTGGGGTCCTTATGTCAATCACATTGGACTGATTATCTTCCTCATCGGGGGAATGCTCCGCTTTGTGCCGGGTATGTATGTGAATGAGTATATGCGGATACCTGAAGGGGAAACAATCGCCGTACCGGGTACGGGCGGAGAATATTATGTGAAAAACAATCAATTTATCATTGAAACCTATGATAAAGAAGAGGATGCTCAATTTGAATCAGCGCTTGAGAGAACAGGCACAGTCGTAAGTAATTACCAGACTGATGCGACTCTTTACAAGCATGTTGGCGAAACGATTCCGGGGGAGGAACCGACGCTTGAGAAGGTGAAGGATTTTCCAATCATCGTTAATGAGCCGCTAAAGTTTGAATCATTTGCCCTCTATCAGACCTCTTATGAAGAATCTTTTTCATCTATGAGCTTTACTTTCATCAATAAATCATCTGAGAAGGAATTAGGGGAATTTACGGTTGATTTAAGGAATCCAAAAGATTCCTATGACCTTGGGGATGGATATAAGCTTGAACTCACAAGCTACTTCCCGGATTTTGAATTCGGCGAGAACAATCAGCCGACGACAATATCAAGGTATCCAAATAATCCGGCCTTCATCTTTAATATGTACACACCAGATAATCCTGAGCCAGAAGTCGCCTTCATTGGCATCCGTCAAAACCTTGAACCAATGGGTGAGAATGAATATGCGATTAAGTTTGCCGGCATTGATTATCAATACTCCACTTATTTAACAGTGAGGAAGGATCTGACTTTATGGATCTTAGCTCTAGGCGGGCTGATTTTCATGATTGGCGTCGTTCAAGGAGCTTACTGGCAGCATCGCAGGATTTGGCTTCAGCAAAAGGATGGGGAAATATTGATAGCGGCCCATACGAATAAAAACTGGTATGGAATCAAGAAAGAAATAAATGAGATATTAGAAGGTACGCCAATTCCGCTTCCGGTTGATCAAACGGAAGAGGAATCTAGTCAAACTAAAGGGGGAGAAGTGAGTGGCTGA
- the ccsB gene encoding c-type cytochrome biogenesis protein CcsB produces MAELSSNLLFVAFILYLVSTFIFAGSIKGKADTRNYNGWAKVGITVTIIGFAAQVGYFITRWIASGHAPVSNLFEFTTFFGMMLVAAFIIIYFIYKASILGVFTMPIALLIIAYASMFPREISPLVPSLKSHWLQIHVTTAAAGEAILAISFAAGLIYLLKFIDQTKASKRTFWLEAILFFMISTVGFVAVTTGFSLADYKADYTWVNKDGAEETLSYTMPALFGPNEAKLTAGSGMEPFIEMPAIINAKKFNTVIWSILAGLVLYGILRLILRKRIGAALQPLVKSVNLNLLDEIGYRSIVIGFPVFTLGALIFAMIWAQIAWSRFWGWDPKEVWALITWLFYAAFLHLRISRGWHGEKSAWLAVVGFAIIMFNLIVVNLVIAGLHSYA; encoded by the coding sequence GTGGCTGAACTAAGCAGTAATTTATTGTTTGTGGCCTTTATACTTTATTTAGTTTCAACGTTCATTTTTGCCGGTTCCATAAAGGGAAAGGCAGATACAAGAAATTACAATGGGTGGGCAAAAGTTGGTATCACCGTGACCATTATTGGTTTTGCTGCTCAGGTAGGTTATTTCATCACACGCTGGATCGCTTCGGGACATGCGCCTGTCAGCAATCTGTTTGAATTTACGACATTTTTCGGAATGATGCTAGTTGCGGCATTTATCATTATCTATTTCATCTACAAAGCATCAATCCTTGGCGTCTTTACGATGCCAATCGCTCTGTTGATTATTGCCTATGCGAGCATGTTCCCGCGGGAGATTTCACCGCTCGTTCCTTCTTTGAAGAGTCACTGGCTTCAAATCCACGTGACGACAGCAGCAGCCGGCGAAGCGATTCTAGCCATCAGCTTTGCGGCAGGTCTTATTTATCTATTGAAGTTTATCGACCAGACGAAGGCTTCAAAGAGGACCTTCTGGCTTGAGGCAATCCTGTTTTTCATGATATCCACGGTCGGATTTGTGGCAGTGACGACCGGTTTTTCACTGGCAGATTATAAAGCAGACTATACATGGGTCAATAAAGACGGCGCCGAAGAAACATTATCCTATACGATGCCGGCTTTGTTTGGGCCAAATGAAGCTAAGCTGACAGCTGGAAGTGGAATGGAACCATTCATTGAGATGCCTGCTATTATCAATGCGAAGAAATTTAATACGGTGATCTGGTCTATATTAGCTGGGCTGGTGCTTTACGGAATTCTTCGTCTCATCTTGAGAAAGCGGATAGGGGCAGCCTTGCAGCCTCTTGTAAAATCAGTCAATCTGAATCTTCTTGATGAAATTGGCTATCGCTCGATTGTAATCGGGTTCCCGGTATTCACACTTGGTGCCTTGATTTTTGCCATGATTTGGGCTCAGATTGCTTGGTCGAGATTTTGGGGCTGGGATCCAAAAGAGGTTTGGGCGCTTATTACATGGCTATTTTATGCAGCCTTCCTGCATTTGCGCATTTCAAGGGGATGGCACGGGGAAAAATCAGCCTGGCTGGCTGTTGTTGGCTTTGCCATCATTATGTTTAATCTCATCGTCGTTAACCTTGTTATTGCAGGGCTCCATTCCTATGCTTAA
- a CDS encoding response regulator transcription factor, which translates to MMEERNIRLLVVDDEDRIRRLLKMYLEREDYVIDEAANGNEALELALANDYDAILLDLMMPEKDGIEVCRELREKKATPVIMLTAKGEEVNRVQGFEAGTDDYIVKPFSPREVVLRVKALLRRASKTSYLQAEGTTKDVIVFDHLTIDNDAHRVLADGKEVALTPKEYELLYFLAKTPDKVFEREHLLKEVWHYEFFGDLRTVDTHIKRLREKLNKVSEDAAKMIVTVWGVGYKFEVQTD; encoded by the coding sequence ATGATGGAGGAAAGAAACATCCGATTACTTGTAGTTGATGATGAAGACCGCATTAGAAGATTGTTGAAGATGTATTTAGAGCGAGAAGATTACGTAATTGACGAGGCGGCGAATGGAAATGAAGCTTTAGAGCTGGCCTTGGCAAATGATTACGATGCGATATTGCTCGATTTAATGATGCCCGAAAAGGACGGAATAGAGGTGTGCAGAGAGCTTCGTGAGAAAAAAGCCACGCCTGTTATTATGCTGACAGCTAAGGGGGAGGAAGTGAATCGGGTCCAAGGGTTTGAAGCGGGAACAGATGATTACATTGTGAAGCCTTTCAGCCCGCGTGAGGTCGTGCTACGGGTAAAAGCCCTTTTGAGAAGAGCTTCTAAAACATCTTATTTACAAGCGGAAGGTACAACAAAGGATGTTATTGTATTTGACCACTTGACGATTGATAATGATGCCCACCGTGTACTCGCTGATGGAAAAGAGGTTGCTTTGACCCCTAAAGAGTACGAACTGCTCTACTTTTTAGCGAAAACACCAGATAAAGTTTTTGAGCGCGAGCATCTCTTGAAGGAGGTCTGGCATTATGAATTCTTTGGAGATTTGCGGACGGTGGATACCCATATTAAAAGATTAAGAGAAAAATTAAATAAAGTTTCAGAGGATGCGGCAAAAATGATTGTAACCGTATGGGGAGTCGGCTACAAGTTTGAGGTGCAAACAGACTGA
- a CDS encoding ATP-binding protein has product MMLWKSVVGKLWLTIIMLFSFVLFILTVLLLEFFHNQSMQEAENSLFKTANQVETVLREHENYDGLLNVIWEMIDEDIGVVVLLDDGTVYTSLQDADKAEIEQLFQGDAELKGALSGDEEVKETTYLPSVLEGDNVTQATIVGIPLNTNGEQGAIYAFQSVDSSESTSASTTKFILIAVLAGIILTTVFAFFLLSRVTAPLRRLKEGAVELSKGKFDMKVPIISNDEIGDLSRTFNRMAKQLKHNVSALQEEKENLSNILSSMADGVITFNRDGEILVTNPPAEDFLSYIQMDETNLEGPQTFGHVPERLLSLFQEVKDSETTKIAEITVHGHDWVILMNPLYDAKAVRGAVAVLRDMTEERRLDKMRKDFIANVSHELRTPIAMMQGYSEAIIDDIAETPEEKKDMAQVIYDESLRMGRLVNELLDLARMEAGHLSLNKSEVEIGSFIERIVKKFKGLAGVKEIRISADMDQPDAVLLIDPDRMEQVFTNLVDNALRHTPQGGEVRIIQRSSTNGTVFEIKDTGVGISAEELPFVFERFYKVDKARTRGRAGTGLGLAIVKNIIHGHDGKIEVTSKLGQGTTFTFFLPEKK; this is encoded by the coding sequence CTGATGCTTTGGAAAAGTGTGGTTGGCAAGCTGTGGTTAACCATTATCATGCTATTTTCCTTTGTCCTGTTTATACTGACGGTTCTGCTGCTGGAGTTTTTTCATAATCAAAGCATGCAGGAAGCGGAGAATTCCCTCTTTAAGACAGCCAATCAGGTTGAAACCGTCTTAAGAGAGCATGAGAATTATGACGGTTTGCTGAATGTCATTTGGGAGATGATTGATGAGGATATCGGCGTCGTCGTACTCTTAGATGATGGTACGGTTTATACGAGCTTGCAGGATGCTGACAAGGCCGAAATTGAACAGCTTTTTCAAGGGGATGCGGAGCTGAAAGGTGCTTTGTCAGGTGATGAAGAAGTAAAGGAAACGACCTACTTGCCTTCTGTTTTGGAAGGAGATAATGTCACACAGGCGACAATCGTCGGCATACCGCTGAATACAAATGGGGAACAAGGGGCTATCTATGCCTTTCAATCGGTTGATTCGAGCGAAAGTACAAGTGCTTCCACGACAAAATTTATTTTAATTGCCGTTTTGGCGGGAATCATTTTGACTACGGTCTTTGCCTTCTTTTTGCTCTCGAGGGTAACGGCTCCTCTAAGAAGGCTGAAAGAGGGGGCTGTAGAGCTCTCAAAGGGCAAATTCGATATGAAGGTCCCAATCATATCCAATGATGAAATAGGAGACTTATCGCGTACGTTCAACCGAATGGCAAAACAGCTGAAGCATAATGTGAGCGCCCTGCAGGAAGAGAAAGAGAATTTATCCAATATTTTGAGCAGTATGGCTGACGGTGTCATCACCTTCAATCGGGATGGAGAAATTCTCGTCACTAATCCGCCTGCTGAAGATTTCTTAAGCTATATCCAAATGGATGAGACGAATTTGGAGGGGCCGCAAACATTCGGCCATGTGCCGGAGAGACTGTTAAGCCTGTTCCAGGAGGTAAAGGATTCAGAAACGACGAAAATTGCCGAAATCACTGTTCATGGCCATGACTGGGTCATCTTAATGAATCCGCTTTATGATGCAAAAGCGGTACGAGGAGCGGTCGCCGTTCTGCGGGATATGACAGAGGAGCGCCGGCTTGATAAGATGCGGAAGGACTTCATCGCTAACGTATCTCATGAATTGCGGACGCCAATCGCCATGATGCAAGGGTACAGTGAAGCCATCATTGATGATATTGCGGAAACACCAGAGGAGAAGAAGGATATGGCGCAAGTTATCTATGATGAGTCCTTGCGGATGGGCCGATTGGTGAATGAACTTCTAGACCTTGCGCGCATGGAAGCGGGGCATCTCTCCTTAAACAAATCCGAGGTAGAGATTGGCAGCTTCATCGAACGAATCGTGAAGAAATTCAAGGGCTTAGCGGGTGTGAAAGAAATCAGGATTTCAGCTGATATGGATCAGCCTGATGCTGTTCTTCTAATTGACCCGGATCGCATGGAGCAGGTATTTACGAATCTAGTTGATAATGCCCTTCGTCATACGCCACAAGGCGGAGAGGTTCGAATCATCCAGCGGAGCAGTACAAATGGCACTGTGTTTGAAATTAAGGATACAGGGGTTGGGATTTCTGCTGAAGAACTCCCATTCGTCTTCGAGCGCTTCTATAAGGTTGATAAGGCAAGAACAAGAGGGCGAGCCGGGACGGGCCTTGGCTTGGCAATTGTCAAAAATATCATTCATGGCCACGACGGCAAAATTGAGGTAACAAGCAAATTGGGACAAGGAACGACATTCACCTTCTTCCTCCCAGAGAAAAAGTAG